The DNA segment CCTCGTCACCGCGACGGGGGACCTGGCTCGGCCCCCGCGGCATCGCGCCGGCGCGCCGCCATCCCGGCCAGCGCTTCGAACACCACGCGGTGCGCGGCGTTGACGGTGAGTTCGGCGTGATCGTAGGCGGGTGCCACTTCGACGACGTCCACGCCGGCCACGTCGTGCTCGTAACAGAGCTGACGGACCATGCGCAGCAGGTCCGCGCTGGTGATGCCGCCAGGTTCGGGTGTCCCGGTGCCGGGTGCGTGCGCGGGGTCGAGAACGTCGATGTCCACGGACACGTAGAGCTTGTCGGCCTTGTCGAGGGCTTCGGCGACGGCGTCGCGCATCACCTCCTTGAACCCGCGCTCCCAGATCTCCTGCATGGTGTGCCACGTCATGCCCTGCTCGAGCATCCACTCGAAGGTGTCCTGCGGCGGCCAGTACCCACGCAACCCGACCTGGACGAAGTGGGTGCCCGGTACGGCGCCGGATTCGATCAGCCGCCGCATCGGCGTGCCGTGGCTGGCGAGGTTGCCCTCGATGTCGTCGGCCGTGTCGGCGTGGGCGTCGAAGTGCACGATGCCGACGTTGCCGTAACCGTGCACGTCGGCCACCGCGGTCGCGGCGGGCCAGGTGATCGAATGGTCGCCGCCGAGGACCACCGGCACGATGCCGCGCGAGGCCACCGCGGCCACCCGCTCGCGGATGTTGGTGTGCGACACCTCGGTCTGGCCGTGCGGGCAGTAGGCGTCACCGAAGTCGACGACCTCGAGCCAGTCGAAGATCTCCAGCCCCAGGTCCATGTGATAGGTGCCGGGTTCGTAGGCCGTCGCTCGGATGGCGCGGGGACCGAACCGTGCGCCGGGGCGGTTGGTGGTGCCGACGTCGAACGGTGCGCCGACGATCGCGACGTCGGGTCGCCAGGACTCCAGTTGCGCGGTCTCGGTCAGGAAGGGCCGGTGGCCGAAGGACACCATCCCCGAATACGGCAGATCCAGCTGCTCGGCCAGCCCGGGTGGGAGATCTCGGTGCGGCTGCTCGCCGTGCTCATGGCCCATGCGCAGACCGTACCGCCCGGCGCGCCGGCCCGCGGTCCGATCAACCGCCCGACAGCGCACTGCGCAGCGAGGGCGGGAGGTCGCGTTTGGTCCAGTCGGCCGTCGACACCACGACGTAGACGTTGCGACCGGTCACCGCGACCTGTTCCGGGGCGTCCGCGTCGCGGCGCGACACCGCGAACCCGAGCGTGAAGCTGGTGGTCCCGACACGTTCGCACCGCACCGTCACCCGGACCGCATCGCGCCAGCGAACCGAAGCGGCGTAGTCGATTTCGCTGTGCACGACCTGGAAGTCGAGTCCGTCGGCGATCAGCGTCGGATACGCGACGCCGAGATGGTCGAAGAACGCGGTGCAGGCCTCGTCGAACCAGGTCAGGTAGTGGCCGTTGAACACGACGCCCTGCTGGTCGATCTCGGCGTAGCGCGGCACGATCGGCAGCGAGAACTCCGGGGTCGGATCGGGCGCCACCGGCACACCCTAACGCCGTCGAGCGGTCAGGCGACCAGAGCGGTGGCCAACCCGCGGCGGGGTTTTCCGGACGGCGTCTTGGGGATGGTGCCCGGCGCGACGACCGAAACCTTGCGCGGACGCAGATCGACCTCCGCGACGACCGCATGGGCCACCTCGTGCTCGATCCGCCGCACCTCCGCGTGGTCCTCCCAGCCCGAGGCCTCGACCACCACGGCGAACGTCTCGCGCGGGTGGCCGGCGTTGAGCCTGACCGCGACCACGCAGCCGGGCCGGATGCCGTTCACGCGCGCCGCGGCGCGTTCGACGTCGGTGGGGTAGATGTTGCGTCCGGCCATGATGATGACGTCTTTGACCCTGCCGCACAACACGATCCGGCCGTCCTCGGTGAGGTAACCGAGGTCTCCGGTGTCGTACCAACCCCATTCGTCGGGCGCGGGCCGGAAGCCCGCCATCGTGGTGTAGCCGGGGGTCAGCGACGAACCGCGGACCTGGATGACCCCCACCGCGCGAGCACCCAGCACGACCGCATCCGCGTTCACGACGCGTGCCTCCATGTCGCCCAGTGGCGGCCCGAGGCACGCCAGCCGGCGGGTACGGCCGGTGTTCGCCGGGATCGCGCGATCGAAGGCCGACAGCAGGTCCGCGTCGACCTCGTCGGTGCTCAGACCGGCGCCGAGCGCCGAGAACGACACGGCGACTGTGGTTTCGGCCATCCCGTAGGCCGGCAGGATGGCGCCGGGGTCCAGGCCGAACGTGGCGCCGGCATCACACAGATCCTCGACCGCGGCCGGGTCGACCTGCTCGGCTCCCGACAGTGCGAAGCGCAGTGTGGACAGATCGAATTCGCCCGGAACAGCTTGTCGCCGAAGCCTTTTCGCCAACAGCGCCCACGCGAAGTTGGGCGCTGCGGTCATCGTGCCCCGGTACTTGTCGATGAGCCGAGGCCACAACAGGATGTCGCCGAGGAAGTCCAGCGGCGTCACCTTGACCAATTCGGCGCCGAAATACATGGGCACCGTGAGGAATCCCGTCATCCCCATGTCGTGGAACAGGGGCAGCCAGCTGACGATGACGTCGGACTCCAGGCGGTAGTCGGCCGCGCTGAACATCGCCTCGGCGTTCGACACGACGTTGCCATGGGTGATGTGAACGGCTTTCGGTGAGCCGGTCGACCCGGACGTCAGCTGCATGAGCGCCACGTCGTCGTCGGCGGTGGGCACGGGGTCGATCGGCTCGGCGGCGAGAAGGTCGCCGACGGTCACCACCGTGATCCCGAGCTGCTCCAGCACCGGGGCGGCGGCCATGAACGGTTCCGACAACACCACCGCCCGCGCGTCGATCAGCTTGATGACGCTCGCGGTCTCCTCGGCCCACAGCGCCAGATCGCTACGCGGAGTCGGCTGGTGCAGCATGGTCAGGCTGGCGCCGCGCATCCACAGCGCCTGCGCGGTCGGCGCGATCTCCTCGGGGGCGCCCGCGAGCACCGCGACGGCGTCGCCCGGCCCGACGCCCGCGGCGGCCAGCCCGCCTGCGATGCGACGGGCCCGTTCGTGCACCTCACGCCAGGACCGCCGCACCGGATCGTGCGGTTCACCGGTGACCATGCCGTTGGTGCTGGTGCGCGCGCTGGCGAACATCTTGTCGGTGAACGCACTCACAATGCGGCGCCTTCCTGCCAGTGGCCGGTCGGTGCCGGTTGTCCGTGGACCATCCGGCGCAACTGCGTCACGCCGATCGATTCCTTCCCTGCGCCCACGGTGTCGAGCACCGAACGGGCTGTCGGCGCAGGCACGTCAGAAGCGATCACGTAGAGCAGCGCGTCGCGGGAGTGGGTGCCGACCAGATAGAGGGTGTCGCTGGCGACCAGCCGGTACGCGTCGACGGCCACGGCGTGGTTGCGGTGCATGACGCGGCTGGGCGCCGACGTCCACGCGGCGGTGTCGTAGACCACCCGCCGGATGGGCCCGATCAGCCGGCTGAGGACGGCGAGAACGTCGGACAGCTCGTCGCCGAGGTCGGCGCTGCGGGGCCACCAGGCGCCGTCGACGCCACCGGGGATGGGCGCTCGGTCGCAGATCGTCAGTCGGCCGGAATCGGGAGGACAAGGGTCGATGGGCGTCATCGCAGACGCTCCCGTCAGTTTTCGCACATCGCAGACGGCAACCGCTGCACGGACACGCGAGGAACCTACGATCGGTCGAGCATAACCCCGGCCGCCCCGCGATCCCGCCACCCAGGGGGCTTCTCGGGCGTGGCGCCGGGCAGACTGGGCGGGTGCAACTGGTCACGATCGACGACGTCCGCGCCGCGGCGACGCGAATCCGCGGCGACGTGCTGCGCACCCCCCTGATCCCCGCCGCATGGGCAGGCGCACTGTGGCTCAAGCCGGAGAACCTGCAGGCCATCGGGGCGTTCAAGGTCCGCGGTGCGTTCAACGCGATCGCCCGACTGGATCCCGAGCTGCGGGCCCGGGGCGTGGTGGCGTACTCGAGCGGCAACCACGCCCAGGCCGTCGCCTATGCGGCGGCGCGGTACGGGATCGCGGCGCACATCGTGATGCCGGAGGAGACGCCGCGGGTCAAGATCGACGCGACGCGCGGCCACGGCGCCGAGGTGGTGCTGTGCGGCG comes from the Mycolicibacterium litorale genome and includes:
- a CDS encoding DUF5994 family protein: MTPIDPCPPDSGRLTICDRAPIPGGVDGAWWPRSADLGDELSDVLAVLSRLIGPIRRVVYDTAAWTSAPSRVMHRNHAVAVDAYRLVASDTLYLVGTHSRDALLYVIASDVPAPTARSVLDTVGAGKESIGVTQLRRMVHGQPAPTGHWQEGAAL
- the speB gene encoding agmatinase; this translates as MGHEHGEQPHRDLPPGLAEQLDLPYSGMVSFGHRPFLTETAQLESWRPDVAIVGAPFDVGTTNRPGARFGPRAIRATAYEPGTYHMDLGLEIFDWLEVVDFGDAYCPHGQTEVSHTNIRERVAAVASRGIVPVVLGGDHSITWPAATAVADVHGYGNVGIVHFDAHADTADDIEGNLASHGTPMRRLIESGAVPGTHFVQVGLRGYWPPQDTFEWMLEQGMTWHTMQEIWERGFKEVMRDAVAEALDKADKLYVSVDIDVLDPAHAPGTGTPEPGGITSADLLRMVRQLCYEHDVAGVDVVEVAPAYDHAELTVNAAHRVVFEALAGMAARRRDAAGAEPGPPSR
- a CDS encoding fatty acyl-AMP ligase, whose product is MSAFTDKMFASARTSTNGMVTGEPHDPVRRSWREVHERARRIAGGLAAAGVGPGDAVAVLAGAPEEIAPTAQALWMRGASLTMLHQPTPRSDLALWAEETASVIKLIDARAVVLSEPFMAAAPVLEQLGITVVTVGDLLAAEPIDPVPTADDDVALMQLTSGSTGSPKAVHITHGNVVSNAEAMFSAADYRLESDVIVSWLPLFHDMGMTGFLTVPMYFGAELVKVTPLDFLGDILLWPRLIDKYRGTMTAAPNFAWALLAKRLRRQAVPGEFDLSTLRFALSGAEQVDPAAVEDLCDAGATFGLDPGAILPAYGMAETTVAVSFSALGAGLSTDEVDADLLSAFDRAIPANTGRTRRLACLGPPLGDMEARVVNADAVVLGARAVGVIQVRGSSLTPGYTTMAGFRPAPDEWGWYDTGDLGYLTEDGRIVLCGRVKDVIIMAGRNIYPTDVERAAARVNGIRPGCVVAVRLNAGHPRETFAVVVEASGWEDHAEVRRIEHEVAHAVVAEVDLRPRKVSVVAPGTIPKTPSGKPRRGLATALVA
- a CDS encoding acyl-CoA thioesterase, which translates into the protein MAPDPTPEFSLPIVPRYAEIDQQGVVFNGHYLTWFDEACTAFFDHLGVAYPTLIADGLDFQVVHSEIDYAASVRWRDAVRVTVRCERVGTTSFTLGFAVSRRDADAPEQVAVTGRNVYVVVSTADWTKRDLPPSLRSALSGG